The Humidesulfovibrio mexicanus genome window below encodes:
- a CDS encoding DsbA family protein — MRRISFRLASVSLALGLLLSGLCAEAMAAAHARKNQAAAKPTPAAEEKAQPAAQGLDVEAFRRNFVAGLAGRRNAPALSPDNVRILSTEKAVPFAGTDIYAVRGELIPADGQAQPFTLFVSADGRFYVSDIIDLGAGKSILKPARDKMLAEDLAQLGHVIAKGTGQRTVVYVSDPFCPYCRMAFAFLMEKPQAFAELRLAHFPLSSHSGADIACALMAWAVDKAPDKAADFAKFAYSDLAAPRPADKSEASRKKAWVEVANAFLKRFPELKALGENGEAIVNALSGSSWGAAVQADMARAAALDVTGTPVVFVDGARVEGFDQKRLGALLQ, encoded by the coding sequence ATGCGTCGCATTTCGTTCCGTCTTGCGTCCGTATCCCTGGCCCTGGGCCTGCTGCTGTCGGGCCTGTGCGCGGAGGCCATGGCGGCCGCCCACGCCCGTAAGAACCAAGCTGCCGCCAAGCCCACGCCAGCTGCGGAGGAGAAGGCCCAGCCCGCCGCCCAGGGCCTGGATGTGGAGGCCTTCCGCAGGAATTTCGTCGCCGGGTTGGCCGGGCGGCGCAATGCCCCGGCCCTCTCGCCGGACAACGTGCGCATCCTGTCCACGGAGAAAGCCGTGCCCTTCGCCGGAACGGACATCTACGCCGTGCGCGGCGAGTTGATTCCGGCCGATGGGCAGGCCCAGCCTTTCACCCTGTTTGTCAGCGCGGACGGCCGCTTCTACGTGTCCGACATCATCGACCTGGGTGCCGGGAAAAGCATCCTCAAGCCCGCGCGCGACAAAATGCTGGCCGAGGACCTCGCGCAGCTCGGCCATGTCATCGCCAAGGGCACGGGCCAGCGCACGGTGGTCTACGTGTCCGACCCGTTCTGCCCGTATTGCCGCATGGCCTTCGCCTTTCTCATGGAAAAGCCGCAGGCCTTCGCCGAGCTTCGTCTCGCCCATTTCCCCCTGTCCTCGCACTCCGGGGCGGACATCGCCTGCGCGCTCATGGCCTGGGCCGTGGACAAGGCCCCGGACAAGGCCGCGGATTTCGCCAAGTTCGCCTATTCCGACCTTGCCGCCCCGCGCCCGGCCGACAAGAGCGAGGCGAGCCGGAAGAAGGCCTGGGTCGAAGTTGCGAACGCCTTTCTCAAGCGTTTTCCGGAGCTGAAGGCCCTGGGAGAGAACGGCGAGGCCATTGTGAACGCCCTTTCCGGTTCGTCTTGGGGCGCGGCGGTGCAGGCGGACATGGCCCGCGCCGCGGCCCTGGACGTGACCGGCACCCCGGTGGTCTTTGTGGACGGCGCGCGCGTGGAAGGCTTTGATCAGAAGCGCCTTGGAGCGCTCTTGCAGTAG
- a CDS encoding GNAT family N-acetyltransferase, with translation MTRTITPAAPEDAAEILALQRLAYQSEARLYNDWSIPPLTQTLEELRADFSRMTILKALDEHGGIVGSVRGEMDGGVCRIGRLVVRPDRQRQGLGAALLAAIEAAHPQAARFALFTGSHSVGNLRLYARAGFVETDRREAKPGLTLVFLEKPGKAAS, from the coding sequence ATGACGCGCACGATCACCCCCGCCGCCCCGGAAGACGCCGCCGAGATTTTGGCCCTGCAGCGCCTGGCCTACCAGTCCGAGGCGCGCCTCTACAACGACTGGAGCATACCCCCCCTGACCCAGACCCTGGAGGAGCTTCGCGCGGACTTCTCCCGCATGACCATCCTCAAGGCCCTGGACGAACACGGGGGCATCGTCGGCTCCGTGCGCGGGGAAATGGACGGCGGCGTATGCCGCATCGGCAGGCTGGTGGTCCGGCCGGACAGGCAGCGCCAGGGGCTTGGCGCGGCGCTGCTGGCGGCCATCGAGGCCGCGCACCCGCAGGCCGCACGCTTCGCCCTGTTCACGGGCTCGCACAGCGTCGGCAACCTGCGGCTTTACGCCCGCGCGGGCTTTGTCGAGACCGACCGGCGGGAGGCCAAGCCTGGGCTCACCCTGGTGTTTCTGGAAAAACCCGGCAAGGCCGCTTCCTAG
- the gpt gene encoding xanthine phosphoribosyltransferase, which produces MDETNPYRKVHPVSWEQLQADCRALALRLVDRGPWRGIYAVTRGGLTPAAILARELDIRLIDTICVTSYDWQRQGEASAIKRPEGDGEGWLVVDDLVDTGSTARLVRSLYPRAFFATVYAKPAGRPLVDDCVAEVSQDTWILFPWDSTPQFVQPIAKRGE; this is translated from the coding sequence GTGGACGAGACGAATCCCTACCGCAAGGTTCACCCCGTGAGCTGGGAACAGCTCCAGGCGGACTGCCGCGCCCTGGCCCTGCGGCTGGTGGACCGTGGCCCCTGGCGGGGAATCTACGCGGTGACGCGCGGCGGGCTTACGCCCGCAGCCATCCTTGCGCGCGAACTGGACATCCGCCTCATCGACACCATCTGCGTGACCAGCTACGACTGGCAGCGCCAGGGCGAGGCCAGCGCCATCAAGCGCCCGGAGGGCGACGGCGAGGGCTGGCTCGTGGTGGACGACCTTGTGGATACCGGCAGCACGGCGCGCCTCGTGCGCTCGCTGTACCCCAGGGCCTTTTTCGCCACAGTGTATGCAAAGCCCGCGGGCCGTCCCCTGGTGGACGACTGCGTGGCCGAGGTGAGCCAGGACACGTGGATTCTTTTTCCCTGGGATTCCACCCCCCAGTTCGTGCAGCCCATCGCCAAGCGCGGGGAATGA
- a CDS encoding glycine zipper domain-containing protein, giving the protein MKRFIASAMVLSLLVASLAGCANKAQTGAGLGALTGATVGALTSKNKVSGAAIGAGIGLLLGYMVGNEMDKYDKEQINHALETQPSGKPMAWKNPDSGAHYEATPSPAYVQNDKIYRDIYIKANVDGQEKDVKAKAYRGEDGQWVLVQ; this is encoded by the coding sequence ATGAAACGCTTCATCGCCTCGGCCATGGTTTTAAGTCTGCTCGTGGCCTCGCTGGCCGGCTGCGCCAACAAGGCCCAGACAGGAGCTGGCCTGGGCGCCCTCACTGGCGCCACAGTGGGCGCGCTCACCTCCAAGAACAAGGTCTCCGGCGCGGCCATCGGCGCGGGCATCGGCCTCTTGCTCGGCTACATGGTCGGCAACGAGATGGACAAGTACGACAAGGAGCAGATCAACCACGCCCTGGAAACCCAGCCCTCGGGCAAGCCCATGGCCTGGAAGAACCCCGACTCCGGCGCGCACTACGAGGCCACTCCCAGCCCGGCCTACGTGCAGAACGACAAGATCTACCGCGACATCTACATCAAGGCCAACGTGGACGGCCAGGAAAAGGACGTGAAGGCCAAGGCCTACCGCGGCGAAGACGGCCAGTGGGTGCTGGTGCAGTAG
- a CDS encoding ABC transporter substrate-binding protein — translation MPELRPIPPRRTGPERLTVATVWSRLASVGALCLVLCLWAQAALAGGELVFGMSAAFSGPARGLGMEYHRGLLAAFEQVNAQGGAGGWRLSLSPRDDAYDPATAMRNTIAFVEQDRVFALLGYVGTPTTARVLPLVRHYRTSSMLLLFPLTGADMLRSQANRQGVYNLRASYLEETHNLVAALYASGRRRMAVFHQADVYGRNGWDGVRRALAARGLRIVSEATYRRGAGFGQDFRREVEMIRKGRPDAVVTVGTAPACAAFVRDLRGAGYSGVAATLSFADADNIARFLLSQEKQSRRNLLSGLVFSQAVPCYEDARLPAARAYREAMSRLKATRPPQLTPDEYVPHRLSFVGFEGFLAGMALSEAVARMGDAPSRQRLREAFLSLGPVDLGLDAKVDLRSGPGQGLRRTYLTVFQDGRFKGVDCIDPKLAWRGPVPVPHLAGGDARSAAHPGQGATR, via the coding sequence ATGCCCGAACTGCGTCCAATCCCCCCACGCCGCACCGGCCCTGAACGGTTGACGGTCGCGACCGTCTGGTCTCGCCTGGCAAGCGTCGGCGCGCTCTGTCTTGTCCTGTGCCTGTGGGCGCAGGCGGCGCTGGCCGGAGGCGAACTGGTCTTCGGCATGTCGGCCGCGTTCAGCGGCCCGGCGCGGGGGCTTGGCATGGAATATCACCGGGGACTTCTGGCCGCTTTCGAGCAGGTGAACGCCCAGGGCGGTGCCGGGGGCTGGCGGCTCTCCCTCTCCCCGCGCGACGACGCCTACGATCCTGCCACGGCCATGCGCAACACCATCGCCTTTGTGGAGCAGGACCGCGTGTTCGCGCTTTTGGGCTATGTGGGCACGCCCACCACGGCGCGGGTGCTGCCGCTGGTCAGGCACTACCGGACCTCGTCCATGCTGCTGCTCTTTCCCCTCACCGGGGCGGACATGCTGCGCAGCCAGGCCAACCGCCAGGGCGTGTACAATCTGCGCGCCTCCTATCTGGAGGAGACGCACAATCTGGTGGCGGCGCTGTATGCCAGCGGACGCAGGCGCATGGCCGTGTTCCACCAGGCCGACGTTTACGGCCGCAACGGCTGGGACGGGGTGCGCCGGGCCTTGGCCGCCCGTGGCCTGCGCATCGTTTCCGAGGCCACCTACAGGCGCGGGGCCGGCTTCGGCCAGGACTTCCGGCGCGAGGTGGAGATGATCCGCAAGGGGCGCCCGGACGCGGTCGTCACCGTGGGCACCGCCCCGGCCTGCGCGGCCTTTGTGCGCGATCTGCGCGGCGCGGGCTATTCCGGCGTGGCCGCCACCCTTTCCTTCGCCGATGCCGATAATATAGCCAGATTCTTGCTTTCGCAGGAGAAACAATCCAGGCGGAATCTGCTCTCCGGGTTGGTGTTCTCGCAGGCCGTGCCCTGCTACGAGGATGCGCGCCTCCCGGCCGCGCGCGCCTACCGCGAGGCCATGTCCCGGCTCAAGGCCACGCGGCCGCCGCAGCTCACCCCGGACGAGTATGTGCCGCATCGCTTGAGCTTTGTCGGCTTTGAGGGGTTTCTGGCGGGCATGGCCCTGTCCGAGGCCGTGGCGCGCATGGGCGACGCGCCCTCGCGGCAGCGTCTGCGCGAGGCCTTCCTGTCGCTCGGCCCGGTGGATTTGGGCCTGGACGCGAAGGTGGACCTGCGTTCCGGTCCGGGGCAGGGGCTCCGGCGCACCTACCTGACGGTTTTCCAGGACGGCCGCTTCAAGGGCGTGGACTGCATTGATCCGAAGCTGGCCTGGCGCGGGCCGGTCCCCGTTCCGCATCTGGCCGGGGGCGATGCCCGGTCCGCCGCCCACCCCGGGCAGGGAGCCACGCGATGA
- a CDS encoding malic enzyme-like NAD(P)-binding protein produces the protein MALYTKEEALKYHSMKRKGKLEVISMKPCKTQKHLTMAYSPGVAEACRAIHADVEQVYEYTNKGNLVAVVSNGTAVLGLGNIGPEAGKPVMEGKGVLFKIFADIDVYDLNIRALEPEKVIDFCKMLEPTFGGINLEDIKAPECFKIEQTLIGEMNIPVFHDDQHGTAIISGAGLLNALDISGKSIKNIRLVVSGAGAAAIATSRFYESMGLDKSQIWMFDSRGLIHKGRTDLNPEKTYYAQDKPCTLAEAMSGADVFLGLSAKDILSPEMVKSMGKHPVIFACANPDPEIDYAVAKEARPDCIMATGRSDYPNQINNVLGFPYIFRGALDVRSKVINEQMKIAAANALAKLAKEPVPAEVCAAFGVKELTYGLDYVIPKALDPRVLESVSPAVAEAAMRSGVAQNSLDLAQYKKDLAARMTESKRRTALVVDSFGYDL, from the coding sequence ATGGCGCTGTATACCAAAGAAGAGGCCCTCAAGTACCATTCCATGAAACGGAAGGGCAAGCTTGAGGTGATCTCCATGAAGCCCTGCAAAACGCAGAAGCACCTGACCATGGCCTACAGCCCCGGCGTCGCCGAGGCCTGCCGCGCCATCCACGCGGACGTGGAGCAGGTATACGAATACACCAACAAGGGCAACCTGGTGGCCGTGGTCTCCAACGGCACGGCCGTGCTCGGCCTGGGCAACATCGGCCCCGAGGCCGGCAAGCCCGTCATGGAGGGCAAGGGCGTCCTCTTCAAGATCTTCGCCGACATCGACGTTTACGACCTGAACATCCGCGCCCTTGAGCCGGAAAAGGTCATCGACTTCTGCAAGATGCTGGAACCCACCTTCGGCGGCATCAACCTTGAGGACATCAAGGCCCCGGAGTGCTTCAAGATCGAGCAGACGCTCATCGGCGAAATGAACATTCCCGTGTTCCACGACGACCAGCACGGCACGGCCATCATCTCCGGCGCGGGCCTGCTGAACGCCCTGGACATCAGCGGCAAGAGCATCAAGAACATCCGCCTGGTGGTTTCCGGCGCGGGCGCGGCGGCCATCGCCACCAGCCGCTTCTACGAATCCATGGGCCTGGACAAGAGCCAGATCTGGATGTTCGACTCGCGCGGGCTCATCCACAAGGGCCGCACGGACCTGAATCCCGAAAAGACCTACTACGCCCAGGACAAGCCCTGCACGCTCGCCGAGGCCATGAGCGGGGCCGACGTGTTCCTGGGCCTCTCCGCCAAGGACATCCTGTCCCCGGAAATGGTCAAGAGCATGGGCAAGCACCCGGTGATCTTCGCCTGCGCCAACCCGGACCCGGAGATCGACTACGCCGTGGCCAAGGAGGCCCGGCCCGACTGCATCATGGCCACGGGCCGCTCGGACTATCCCAACCAGATCAACAACGTGCTGGGCTTCCCGTACATCTTCCGCGGCGCGCTCGACGTGCGCTCCAAGGTCATCAACGAGCAGATGAAGATCGCCGCCGCCAACGCCCTGGCCAAGCTCGCCAAGGAGCCGGTGCCCGCCGAGGTCTGCGCCGCCTTCGGCGTCAAGGAGCTCACCTACGGGCTCGACTACGTCATCCCCAAGGCCCTGGACCCGCGCGTGCTGGAGTCGGTCTCCCCGGCCGTGGCCGAGGCCGCCATGCGCTCCGGCGTGGCCCAGAACAGCCTGGACCTGGCCCAGTACAAGAAGGATTTGGCCGCCCGCATGACCGAGTCCAAGCGCCGCACCGCGCTTGTGGTCGACAGCTTCGGCTACGACCTCTAG
- a CDS encoding RNA methyltransferase, which yields MTLDALAVVLFRPKYAENVGSVARAMLNLGASRLILVDPQGYEIDRAAPLATVHARHILERASIVPTLAEALAGTNLVIGTTARTGGWRKGLLTPAKAAPEILARLEDGGSAAIVFGPEDRGLTNEETRLCDQLAMIPASPECTSFNLSQAVLVFLYECHTQALDRPFAPKGPPIERDASFEERQALFDNMREALVSIDFLKDQNPEYWMLPVRRFFSRFRLRRNEFNLLMGICRQVRGVAARAANGEKL from the coding sequence ATGACGCTTGATGCGCTTGCAGTGGTGCTTTTCCGCCCCAAGTACGCCGAGAACGTGGGCAGCGTGGCCCGCGCCATGCTGAACCTGGGGGCCAGCCGACTGATCCTTGTGGACCCGCAGGGCTACGAGATCGACCGCGCGGCCCCCCTGGCCACGGTGCACGCCAGGCACATCCTGGAGCGCGCCAGCATCGTGCCCACCCTGGCCGAGGCGCTGGCCGGAACGAACCTCGTCATCGGCACCACGGCGCGCACCGGCGGCTGGCGCAAGGGGCTGCTCACCCCGGCCAAGGCCGCGCCGGAAATCCTTGCCCGCCTGGAGGACGGCGGATCCGCCGCCATCGTCTTCGGCCCGGAGGACCGCGGCCTGACCAACGAGGAGACCCGCCTGTGCGACCAGCTGGCCATGATTCCGGCCAGCCCGGAGTGCACCTCCTTCAACCTGTCCCAGGCGGTGCTCGTTTTCCTCTACGAATGCCACACGCAGGCCCTGGACCGGCCCTTTGCGCCCAAGGGGCCGCCCATCGAGCGCGACGCCAGTTTCGAGGAGCGGCAGGCGCTGTTTGACAACATGCGCGAGGCCCTCGTTTCCATAGATTTTCTGAAGGACCAGAACCCGGAGTACTGGATGCTGCCGGTGCGGCGCTTTTTCTCCCGCTTTCGGTTGCGCAGGAACGAGTTCAACCTGCTCATGGGCATTTGCCGCCAGGTGCGCGGGGTGGCGGCGCGGGCCGCCAATGGGGAAAAATTGTGA
- a CDS encoding glucokinase codes for MRRILAADMGGTNCRMGFFELPPDADAPRLLDIARLKTAEVGSFAELLVRLFSRPRPFGPQECHLAVLAVPGPVRQGFCQPPNIPWSIDLADAARAGFGDSELINDFAAQAHACRCGAMEGVEALQPGNVDPEGAVAVIGAGTGLGHCALVRFGRGALAVPSEAGHAAFPFVHDWEHAYGLWVREETGLAYCHGDAIVTGGGLARLYSYLSGVRATPREAAAALPQVPEVVERFARFYGRAARNYALYVLATGGVYITGGVSGRNPELVRHPAFLDEFRASPSHSELLARMPVFLNLNQDAGLYGAAQYAAQRLEGFGAMC; via the coding sequence GTGCGGCGGATTCTTGCGGCGGACATGGGCGGCACCAACTGCCGCATGGGCTTTTTCGAGCTTCCCCCGGACGCGGACGCCCCGCGCCTGTTGGACATCGCCAGGCTGAAAACGGCCGAGGTCGGCTCCTTTGCGGAGCTGCTCGTCCGGCTCTTCTCCCGGCCCCGGCCCTTTGGCCCGCAAGAGTGCCATCTGGCCGTGCTGGCCGTTCCCGGCCCGGTGCGCCAGGGGTTCTGCCAGCCCCCCAACATCCCCTGGAGCATCGACCTGGCCGATGCGGCCCGCGCGGGGTTCGGCGACAGCGAGCTCATAAACGATTTCGCCGCCCAGGCCCATGCCTGCCGGTGCGGGGCCATGGAGGGAGTCGAGGCCCTGCAGCCCGGCAACGTGGACCCGGAAGGGGCGGTCGCGGTCATCGGGGCGGGCACCGGCCTGGGGCACTGCGCTTTGGTGCGTTTTGGCCGTGGCGCGCTGGCCGTGCCTTCCGAGGCCGGGCACGCGGCCTTCCCCTTTGTGCACGACTGGGAGCACGCCTACGGCCTGTGGGTGCGCGAAGAAACCGGTCTGGCCTACTGCCATGGCGACGCCATCGTCACCGGGGGAGGGTTGGCGCGGCTTTACAGCTATCTGTCCGGCGTCCGGGCCACCCCGCGCGAGGCCGCAGCCGCCCTGCCCCAGGTCCCGGAGGTGGTGGAGCGGTTCGCGCGGTTCTATGGCCGGGCGGCGCGCAACTATGCGTTGTATGTCCTGGCCACGGGCGGGGTGTACATCACGGGCGGAGTCTCCGGCCGCAACCCGGAGCTGGTGCGCCACCCCGCCTTTTTGGATGAATTTCGCGCTTCGCCCTCGCATTCGGAACTGCTTGCCCGTATGCCGGTGTTTTTGAACCTGAACCAGGACGCCGGGCTGTACGGCGCGGCGCAATACGCCGCGCAGCGTCTGGAGGGCTTCGGCGCAATGTGCTGA
- a CDS encoding EAL domain-containing protein: MKGRLLTRLLLFLMVVFGVMATATALLSSREIAQALENEYKARALALARSIADGNTDLLLERSAGNIQAAIDQHQEMGDLSYIAVVDSQGDVVAHTFTPGVPDTVRGLMAAMRPGENGSLKPEIRTLALEDGAEVIHVVQPVLGGRAGFVHIGMSTAPIKDAMASAILRQHLLTLAVFMVCLAVAFLFIRNIAAKLASLAAYAQRVAAHDFSSDCEVRSGDEIGALAEAMRGMAGQIAGHVTQLEQSVAEATRELKDALGSLSAIVGNIGDGLLVARKGRILKHNAALLRIFGLENADYTGRVCEEVFGAGVGRVAAQAEEDDAPGEADAVLDSTPARLTEVLARRGDGQSFPVEITVARVPLTGGAASVCILRDVTEARRQEREREESRALLERMVAERTRELSRTNTQLKIEVAERKVVGDALRRAESKFRGIFENAVEGIFQISPEGRYLSANPAMAAIMGFASPEELVVYLSEHSPYLEPGRRQAFLDAMERDSEVKAFESQVRRKSGRIIWVSENARKVVDLAGKTLHYEGFVEDITLRKEAEGRLLHQAFHDPLTGLPNRLLFLDHLRMAMDRARRRADFRFAVLYMDLDRFKIINDSLGHDIGDKLLRHVSGALVACARSTDTVARFGGDEFAILLEDLTAPRDAIRFSRRVLDELARPLELDGREVTTSGSLGIVLHTGAYERPEALLRDADTAMYHAKAQGKSRFKVFNKRMHHQAQELMEMEIELRRAVGQGSLTLAFQPLVDIQERRLAGFETLVRWQRDNGRHIPPAEFIPLAEETGIIYPLDHWVFAQACKVSRRFMAVLRRVAPGAAFVTNVNLSAKHFRNPLLVGHLEQSIRASGAKASDLALEITESVLLDNLASAREVAAKLRDLGLGLCIDDFGTGYASLSYIQRFSVDTIKIDKGFVAGLSLPEVDPGSEAIVRSLVTLGAGLGLKVVAEGVETPEQLGFLRELGCRYGQGYLFARPMGLDEALALVESGAAVRWENVP; encoded by the coding sequence ATGAAGGGCCGCCTGCTCACGCGCCTGCTGCTGTTCCTCATGGTGGTGTTCGGCGTCATGGCCACGGCCACGGCCCTGCTCTCCTCGCGTGAGATCGCCCAGGCCCTTGAAAATGAATACAAGGCCCGCGCCCTGGCCCTGGCCCGCAGCATCGCCGACGGCAATACCGATCTCTTGCTGGAGCGCAGCGCGGGCAACATCCAGGCCGCCATCGACCAGCACCAGGAGATGGGGGACCTGTCCTACATCGCCGTGGTCGATTCCCAGGGCGACGTGGTGGCCCACACCTTCACCCCCGGAGTGCCCGACACGGTGCGCGGGCTCATGGCCGCCATGCGGCCCGGGGAGAACGGAAGCCTCAAGCCGGAGATTCGCACCCTGGCCCTGGAGGACGGGGCGGAAGTCATTCACGTGGTCCAGCCCGTGCTGGGCGGCCGCGCGGGCTTCGTGCACATCGGCATGAGCACCGCGCCCATCAAGGACGCCATGGCTTCGGCCATCCTGCGGCAGCATCTGCTGACCCTGGCCGTGTTCATGGTCTGCCTCGCCGTGGCCTTTCTGTTCATCCGCAACATCGCCGCAAAGCTGGCCAGCCTGGCTGCGTACGCACAACGGGTGGCCGCCCACGACTTTTCCAGCGACTGTGAGGTGCGCTCCGGAGACGAGATCGGCGCCCTGGCCGAGGCCATGCGCGGCATGGCCGGGCAGATCGCCGGGCATGTGACCCAGCTGGAGCAGAGCGTTGCCGAGGCCACGCGCGAACTCAAGGACGCCCTGGGCTCGCTTTCGGCCATCGTGGGCAACATCGGCGATGGCCTGCTGGTGGCGCGCAAGGGGCGCATTCTGAAACACAACGCCGCGTTGCTGCGCATCTTCGGGCTGGAGAACGCCGACTACACTGGCCGGGTCTGCGAGGAGGTGTTCGGCGCGGGCGTCGGCCGCGTGGCCGCGCAGGCCGAGGAGGACGATGCCCCCGGCGAAGCGGACGCGGTCTTGGACTCCACCCCTGCCCGCCTGACCGAGGTGCTGGCGCGCCGGGGCGACGGCCAGAGCTTCCCGGTGGAGATCACCGTGGCCCGCGTGCCCCTGACCGGCGGTGCGGCGAGCGTCTGCATCCTGCGCGACGTGACCGAGGCCCGTCGGCAGGAGCGCGAGCGCGAGGAGTCGCGGGCGCTTTTGGAACGCATGGTGGCCGAACGCACCCGCGAGCTTTCGCGCACCAACACCCAGCTCAAGATCGAGGTGGCCGAACGCAAGGTGGTGGGCGACGCCCTGCGCCGCGCAGAATCCAAGTTCCGTGGAATCTTCGAGAACGCGGTGGAGGGGATTTTCCAAATTTCGCCCGAGGGGCGCTATCTTTCGGCGAACCCGGCCATGGCGGCCATCATGGGCTTCGCCTCGCCAGAGGAGCTGGTGGTCTACCTTTCGGAACACAGCCCCTACCTGGAGCCCGGGCGGCGGCAGGCCTTTCTGGACGCCATGGAGCGCGACAGCGAGGTCAAGGCCTTCGAATCCCAGGTGCGCCGCAAGAGCGGCCGGATCATCTGGGTTTCCGAAAATGCCCGCAAGGTGGTGGACCTGGCCGGAAAGACCCTGCACTATGAAGGTTTTGTTGAGGACATCACCCTGCGCAAGGAGGCCGAAGGGCGGCTGCTGCACCAGGCCTTCCACGATCCCCTCACTGGGCTGCCCAATCGGCTGCTGTTCCTTGACCACCTGCGCATGGCCATGGACCGCGCCCGGCGCCGCGCGGACTTCCGCTTCGCCGTCCTGTACATGGACCTGGACCGCTTCAAGATCATCAACGACAGCCTGGGCCACGACATCGGCGACAAGCTGCTGCGCCACGTGAGCGGCGCGCTGGTGGCCTGCGCCCGCAGCACCGACACCGTGGCCCGCTTCGGCGGCGACGAGTTCGCCATCCTGCTGGAGGACTTGACCGCCCCGCGCGACGCCATCCGCTTTTCGCGCCGCGTGCTGGACGAGCTTGCCCGGCCGCTGGAGCTGGACGGACGCGAGGTGACCACCTCCGGAAGCCTAGGCATCGTGTTGCATACCGGGGCTTACGAACGGCCCGAAGCCCTGCTGCGCGACGCCGACACCGCCATGTACCACGCCAAGGCGCAGGGCAAGAGCCGCTTCAAGGTGTTCAACAAGCGGATGCACCACCAGGCCCAGGAACTCATGGAGATGGAGATCGAGCTCAGGCGGGCGGTGGGGCAGGGCAGTCTGACGCTGGCGTTCCAGCCTTTGGTGGACATTCAGGAGCGCCGCCTGGCCGGTTTCGAGACCCTGGTGCGCTGGCAGCGCGACAACGGCCGTCACATCCCCCCGGCGGAGTTCATCCCGCTTGCCGAGGAGACGGGCATCATCTACCCCCTGGACCACTGGGTGTTCGCCCAGGCGTGCAAGGTTTCGCGCCGGTTCATGGCCGTTTTGCGGCGCGTCGCCCCTGGAGCGGCCTTTGTCACCAACGTCAACCTTTCGGCCAAGCATTTCCGCAATCCGCTGCTGGTGGGGCATCTGGAGCAGAGCATCCGCGCCAGCGGAGCCAAGGCCTCGGACCTTGCGCTGGAGATCACCGAGAGCGTGCTGTTGGACAACCTCGCCAGCGCCCGCGAGGTGGCGGCCAAGCTGCGCGATCTGGGGCTGGGGCTGTGCATCGACGACTTCGGCACCGGCTACGCCTCCCTGTCCTACATCCAGCGCTTCAGCGTCGACACGATCAAGATCGACAAGGGCTTTGTGGCCGGGCTGTCTCTGCCGGAGGTGGATCCCGGCAGCGAGGCCATCGTGCGCAGCCTGGTGACCCTGGGCGCTGGCCTGGGGCTCAAGGTCGTGGCCGAGGGCGTGGAGACGCCGGAGCAGTTGGGCTTCCTGCGGGAGCTTGGCTGCCGCTACGGCCAGGGCTACCTGTTCGCCCGGCCCATGGGGCTTGATGAGGCCCTGGCGCTTGTGGAGTCCGGCGCGGCCGTGCGCTGGGAGAATGTGCCCTAG